Sequence from the Apium graveolens cultivar Ventura unplaced genomic scaffold, ASM990537v1 ctg3762, whole genome shotgun sequence genome:
TTACTTCCCTTCTCAACCCCACCATCAACCTTCTCTACAAACAACCCAAAATCTCCTCAATTTTACTCTCATCAAGCACCGTACTTCTCTCATCCTGCAAAGTCCCCAAAAACGCCTGACTCTCGACTAGACATTTCGTCGAACAGTACATGCGCATCTCTTCAAGATCGTAAACTCTATGCTCTCTCAACGAAATATGATACTTTCCTTTACTTTTAACATGATTGGATGATAAGGGATTGGGGCAAAGTGGATATCCACAAGATTTGGCGATTGATCGTTCGGTGATTACGTGTTTGAAATCGTTCTTGGACATTAATGAACCGGCAGTGTGTAATTGGGCTTCCGTTTGGATGGTCTCGAAGAGGTGCTTTTGGAGCTCGTAGATTGTGTCTGCTACGGAGACTAGTGCTTTGTCCGCCATGGGAGATGGAGGTTTGGAACCCTAGAGAGATTGTTTGGTTTCACTGTGTTGTTTCTTTACTTCAGTTCTACTATAATGTTTTTTAAATCTTCGGTTATATTACTCGTGTGGGATAATTTCGTATTTCGTGTACGTAAACATGAAACTCATATCCGACCCAAAATGATTTCGTGTACCCATATATGAAACTCATATCCGATTCGAATCCTATCGTGTACTTTTCGTACTTTTTgtgtatattaaataaaaaattaatataatatatatacatataatatataaaaaaatctattttaatgtataatttaatgaaatatggaaagtgtatataaatatata
This genomic interval carries:
- the LOC141701348 gene encoding putative RNA polymerase II subunit B1 CTD phosphatase RPAP2 homolog — protein: MADKALVSVADTIYELQKHLFETIQTEAQLHTAGSLMSKNDFKHVITERSIAKSCGYPLCPNPLSSNHVKSKGKYHISLREHRVYDLEEMRMYCSTKCLVESQAFLGTLQDERSTVLDESKIEEILGCL